The Pseudarthrobacter sulfonivorans genome includes a window with the following:
- a CDS encoding ribose-5-phosphate isomerase, translating to MNTHAGWRIVIGNDEAGVEYKEALKALLTADSRVAAVLDIGVGANDATAYPHVAVNAARKVADGEADRALLICGTGLGVAIAANKVPGIRAVTAHDSYSVERSVLSNNAQVLTLGQRVIGLELAKKLVGEWLEYRFDESSASADKVDAICSYEPEYTKAV from the coding sequence ATGAACACCCACGCAGGTTGGCGCATCGTCATCGGCAACGATGAGGCCGGCGTCGAGTACAAGGAAGCCCTGAAGGCGCTGCTCACGGCAGACAGCCGCGTTGCCGCCGTGCTGGACATCGGGGTTGGGGCCAACGATGCCACCGCCTACCCGCACGTCGCGGTCAATGCCGCCCGCAAGGTGGCGGACGGCGAGGCGGACCGCGCACTCCTCATCTGCGGCACGGGACTGGGCGTGGCCATCGCGGCCAACAAGGTACCCGGAATCCGTGCCGTGACGGCCCACGACAGCTATTCCGTGGAGCGCTCCGTCCTCAGCAACAACGCCCAGGTCCTCACGCTGGGCCAGCGGGTCATCGGCCTGGAGCTCGCCAAGAAGCTCGTGGGCGAGTGGCTCGAGTACCGCTTTGATGAAAGTTCAGCGTCCGCCGACAAGGTCGACGCCATCTGCTCCTATGAGCCCGAATACACGAAGGCAGTCTGA
- a CDS encoding 3-hydroxyacyl-CoA dehydrogenase family protein, translating to MTTTPNSARKIAVVGSGYMGGGIAQVLALGGARVALADVSAEVAQNNYERLLAESDQFVADGLFPEGSTAILKQNLWAAKDIEEAVADADFIEEAVPEVIAIKHQTLARISAAARPDAVIGSNTSTISIAELSEPVANPERFLGVHFSNPSPFIPGVEIIPHAGTSAATIGAVRDLVHAANKQTAVVKDVTGFVLNRLQYALFHEAAQLVEQEIATAEDVDTLVRTTFGFRLPFFGPFAIADMAGLDVYNFCYKSLQTEFPDRFATPRILSDLVEAGKLGTKTGAGFLNVPAERTPELIAYRNRAYVAMQKLIDELGPAPIN from the coding sequence ATGACCACAACACCCAACAGCGCACGCAAGATCGCCGTCGTCGGATCGGGCTACATGGGCGGCGGTATCGCCCAGGTCCTGGCACTGGGCGGAGCCCGGGTTGCCCTGGCCGATGTCTCCGCCGAGGTGGCGCAGAACAACTATGAGCGGCTGCTGGCCGAATCGGACCAGTTCGTCGCCGACGGCTTGTTCCCCGAGGGTTCAACTGCCATCCTCAAGCAGAATCTGTGGGCCGCCAAGGACATCGAGGAAGCGGTGGCCGACGCCGACTTCATCGAAGAAGCCGTGCCCGAAGTCATCGCCATCAAGCACCAGACGCTGGCCCGGATCAGCGCCGCCGCCCGGCCGGACGCCGTCATCGGTTCCAACACGTCAACCATCTCCATCGCGGAGCTGTCCGAGCCGGTCGCCAACCCGGAGCGGTTCCTGGGCGTGCACTTCTCGAACCCGTCCCCGTTCATCCCTGGCGTGGAAATCATCCCGCATGCCGGCACGTCGGCCGCCACCATCGGCGCCGTCCGGGACCTGGTCCATGCCGCCAACAAGCAGACCGCGGTGGTCAAGGACGTCACCGGATTCGTCCTGAACCGCCTGCAGTACGCCCTCTTCCACGAGGCCGCGCAGCTCGTGGAGCAGGAAATCGCTACCGCCGAGGACGTGGACACCCTGGTCCGCACCACCTTCGGCTTCCGCCTGCCGTTCTTCGGTCCGTTCGCCATCGCAGACATGGCCGGCCTGGACGTCTACAACTTCTGCTACAAGTCACTGCAGACCGAATTCCCGGATCGCTTCGCCACGCCCAGGATCCTGAGTGACCTGGTGGAAGCAGGCAAACTCGGCACCAAGACCGGCGCCGGCTTCCTCAACGTCCCGGCCGAACGCACCCCGGAACTCATCGCCTACCGCAACAGGGCCTACGTGGCCATGCAGAAGCTCATCGACGAGCTCGGCCCGGCCCCCATCAACTAA
- a CDS encoding SDR family NAD(P)-dependent oxidoreductase translates to MATFPAERTAIITGAVSERGIGRATAGYLAAQGWNIGIIDLDDAQSQATAKEIAAQYGVKAHGVGANIGDEASVRAAIDSIEAELPQVVALANVAGVSSPVPYLELDAAEWDRVMSINLNGVHYATRRVAESMAKNRIGRIVNISSVSAQRGGGTFSKTPYSAAKAGVIGLTRATARELGEYDITVNAISPGPVDTDIMGGTLSQERKDELTKDLVVNRVGSTRDIAAAIAFLISEDAGYISGQTLNVDGGLYMH, encoded by the coding sequence ATGGCCACTTTCCCCGCTGAACGCACCGCCATCATCACCGGCGCCGTCTCCGAACGCGGTATCGGCCGCGCCACGGCCGGCTACCTTGCCGCCCAGGGCTGGAACATCGGCATCATCGACCTGGACGACGCCCAGTCCCAGGCCACCGCCAAGGAAATCGCCGCGCAGTACGGCGTGAAGGCCCACGGCGTCGGCGCCAACATCGGCGACGAAGCATCCGTCCGCGCAGCTATCGACTCGATCGAAGCAGAGCTGCCGCAGGTCGTCGCACTGGCCAACGTGGCCGGCGTCAGCTCACCTGTTCCGTATCTTGAACTGGACGCCGCTGAATGGGACCGCGTTATGAGCATCAACCTCAACGGTGTCCATTACGCCACCCGCCGCGTCGCCGAATCCATGGCGAAGAACCGGATCGGACGCATCGTGAACATCTCTTCCGTGTCCGCCCAACGCGGCGGCGGCACCTTCTCCAAAACGCCGTACTCCGCGGCCAAGGCAGGGGTCATCGGCCTGACCCGCGCCACCGCCCGCGAGCTGGGGGAGTACGACATCACGGTGAACGCCATTTCCCCCGGCCCCGTCGACACGGACATCATGGGCGGCACCCTCAGCCAGGAACGCAAAGACGAACTCACCAAGGACCTCGTGGTCAACCGCGTCGGTTCCACCCGCGACATCGCAGCAGCCATCGCCTTCCTCATCAGCGAGGACGCCGGATACATCTCCGGCCAGACGCTGAACGTGGATGGCGGACTCTACATGCACTAG